CGAGTACATTCCAATGATCCTTTACTTTGATCATTTCGGTACCCATCAGCGAACCAGCGGTTCCTTCAGGATATACCAATAAGCGAGCAATATCCATCGCCTGCTTCTGGTCCTCGATATTCTCTAATACCTCACGCCTTTGAACCTCATCCAGTTCATTGATAAGGTCGGCCGCATCATCAGAATCGAGATTATCGATAAGCTCCTGCGCAATCTCCTTACCGGTATAATCCGCCAGGATCTTTGCCCGTAGGTCATCATCGAGTTCCATCAGGACTTCGGCCCCGATTTCATCACTAAGGTTTTCGTAGAGGATAAGAGCCAGATCGAAGTCGATCTTCTCTATTATTTCGGCTAAATCTGCGGGGTGACCCTCTTTGAGCAATTCCTCATACTCGCTTAAATGACGCTGGGAAATATCCAGTTCCAGTTGCTGTAAAAAGTCCTTGCTCAGATCAACACTCATCCCGTTAATTTTTGTGTTAAGGCTACAAATTCTTGCCAGGTAAGCTGCTCGGCCCGTTTTTGCAGGGTTTCCGGCGCTATCCCTTCCAGCGGTAAATTTAGACTTTTCAAGGCATTGCGCAGTGTTTTCCGCCTTTGATTAAAGGCTGCTTTCACAATTTTTGTAAGCAATGGAATTGCCACCTCCGGCTGCCAATTTTCCTTGCGTTTAAAGCGGATTACCCCTGAGCGGACCTTGGGAGGCGGATTAAACTCTTCCGGCTCTACCGTAAAGAGATATTCGCGATCGTAGAAAACCGCAGATAGCACCGACAGGATTCCATAGGTCTTGGAACCGGGCTCCGCTGTTAATCTATCAGCAACTTCCTTTTGAAACATGCCTACCATTTCCGGAATCAAATCAGGATAATCCAGCATTTTAAAAATGATCTGGCTGCTAATATTATAAGGGTAATTTCCGGCCAAGGCGAAAGGCTCCTTCATCAAGTCTTTCAAATCCAATTGCAGGAAATCACCGGGAATGATATGTCCTTGCAGAGCAGCAAAATGTTCTTCTAAATAGTGAACCGATTCGGTATCGATCTCCACTACAAAAACTTCCTGCTTTTGCTCTAAAAGGTGCTGGGTTAAGACCCCCATACCCGGACCAATCTCCAATACTTTGGAATAGCCTTCCCCACTTAAGGCTTCGGCTATTCGCCCGGCAGTTTCCGGGTTCTTAAGGAAATGTTGCCCGAGATGTTTTTTCGCTCTAACCATGTAATTCTATCAAACCTGCACGACGCAATAAAGCCTCTGGATCGGGATCTTTTCCTCGAAAGCGCTTGTATAATACTGCAGGATGTTCGGATCCGCCTGAAGCTAATAAATCGCGGAACTTTTGGGCCGTTTCGGTATCAAAGAGGCCTTTTTCTTTGAAAAGTTCAAAGGCATCGGCATCCAGCACCTCAGCCCATTTATAGCTGTAATAACCTGCGGAGTATCCACCTTGAAAGATATGACTAAAACTGCAGGACATATTGGTTTCATCCTGAGCAGGGAAAAGCGCAGTTTCGGCAAAAACGCTTTCTTCCAGTTCTGCTACCGTATCATGCTCAGGCAAACCATTGTGCCAGGCCATATCCAGCTTAGCAAAACCAACCTGACGGATGGTAGCATAGCCTTCCATAAAGGTGGCCGACTCTTTTAATTTATCTACCCATTCGGCGGGCAAGGCACTCCCATTTTCAAAGTGATGTGCGAACAAATCCAGGCATTCTTTCTCATAGCACCAATTCTCCATGATCTGGGAAGGTAATTCCACAAAATCCCAATACACATTGGTTCCACTTAAGCTGGCATATTTTCCTTTGGCCAGAATGCCATGTAAGCTATGTCCAAACTCGTGAAACAAGGTAAGAACCTCATTAAAGGTTAATAAGGAGGGAGTCGTTTTTCCGGGCTTAGTGAAATTACAAACGATGCTCACATGCGGGCGTTGATCACCATCTTTGGTGAGCTTTTGACTGCGGTAGGATGTCATCCAGGCACCATTACGCTTGCCTTCACGAGGGAAGAAATCGGCATAGAAAATGGCTAAATGACTGCCATCAGAGTTCTTTACCTCATAGGTAACCACATCCGGATGGTATTTCTGAATATCGCTGCGTTCTTCGAAGCTAATACCATAGAGTTTATTGGCTACCGCAAAGGCTCCTTCAATCACTCTATTTAATTCGAAATAAGGCTTAAGCTTATTATCATCTATCTCAAATCGCTCTTGCTTGAGCTTTTCTTGATAATAGTTCAAGTCCCAACGCTCCAGTTTATCAATGCCATCTTTAGCCTTGGCATAGGCTTCCAGTTCGCTGAGCTCGCTTTGAGCCGCTGGTAAAGCTACCTCTTGCAGTTTGGCCAGAAAATCATTTACCTCTTGCGGGCTGCGTGCCATACGTTCGGATAGGATATAATCAGCATGGCTTTTATAACCCAGTAATTCTGCACGCTCTTGGCGGAGCTTTACGATGCGCAATACACTCTCTTGATTATCGTATTCATCGCCTTTAAAGGCTTTGCTGCCGAATGCCAATTGAAGCTTTTTACGCAAGTCCCGATTTTGAGCATAGGTCATTACCGGAATATAACTGGGGGCTTGTAGGCCGATGAAGTACTTACCTTCCTGACCTTTAGCTGATGCTTCCTCAGCGGCAGCTTCCAGGGCATAGTCTGGTAATCCGATTAATTCTTCTTTATTTAAAAAGAGTTCGTAGCGATTAGTTTCTGCCAATACATTCTCTCCAAACTGCAGGCTTTGTTGGGCTAATTGCTGATCAATCTCACGTAGGCGTTTCTGGGCTTTGGCTTCCAGCTTAGCTCCATTTCGCTCAAAAGAACGATAGGACTTATCCAAAAGCATTTGATCTTCCTGATCCAAAAGCTCACGATTCGCTTCTTGATAAACCGTTTTAACACGATCGAAAAGCACCGGGTTTAAGAGAATGTCGTTTCGGTATTCACTCAAGAGAGGAGAGAAATCACGCGCGAGCATCTGAATTTCCTCATTAGTTTCAGCCGAATTAAGATTGAAGAAAATCTCCGCAATACGGCCAACTCTTTCCCCTGCCTCCTCTAGGGCGATAATGGTATTGGAAAAGTTAGGAGCTTCAGACTGATCA
The Croceimicrobium hydrocarbonivorans genome window above contains:
- the rsmA gene encoding 16S rRNA (adenine(1518)-N(6)/adenine(1519)-N(6))-dimethyltransferase RsmA; the protein is MVRAKKHLGQHFLKNPETAGRIAEALSGEGYSKVLEIGPGMGVLTQHLLEQKQEVFVVEIDTESVHYLEEHFAALQGHIIPGDFLQLDLKDLMKEPFALAGNYPYNISSQIIFKMLDYPDLIPEMVGMFQKEVADRLTAEPGSKTYGILSVLSAVFYDREYLFTVEPEEFNPPPKVRSGVIRFKRKENWQPEVAIPLLTKIVKAAFNQRRKTLRNALKSLNLPLEGIAPETLQKRAEQLTWQEFVALTQKLTG
- a CDS encoding M3 family metallopeptidase encodes the protein MTNPLLKDFNTPFGTAPFEEIKTEHFLPALKEAIQEGLAEIQAICDQSEAPNFSNTIIALEEAGERVGRIAEIFFNLNSAETNEEIQMLARDFSPLLSEYRNDILLNPVLFDRVKTVYQEANRELLDQEDQMLLDKSYRSFERNGAKLEAKAQKRLREIDQQLAQQSLQFGENVLAETNRYELFLNKEELIGLPDYALEAAAEEASAKGQEGKYFIGLQAPSYIPVMTYAQNRDLRKKLQLAFGSKAFKGDEYDNQESVLRIVKLRQERAELLGYKSHADYILSERMARSPQEVNDFLAKLQEVALPAAQSELSELEAYAKAKDGIDKLERWDLNYYQEKLKQERFEIDDNKLKPYFELNRVIEGAFAVANKLYGISFEERSDIQKYHPDVVTYEVKNSDGSHLAIFYADFFPREGKRNGAWMTSYRSQKLTKDGDQRPHVSIVCNFTKPGKTTPSLLTFNEVLTLFHEFGHSLHGILAKGKYASLSGTNVYWDFVELPSQIMENWCYEKECLDLFAHHFENGSALPAEWVDKLKESATFMEGYATIRQVGFAKLDMAWHNGLPEHDTVAELEESVFAETALFPAQDETNMSCSFSHIFQGGYSAGYYSYKWAEVLDADAFELFKEKGLFDTETAQKFRDLLASGGSEHPAVLYKRFRGKDPDPEALLRRAGLIELHG